The DNA region TCTTAGAATCCTAGATTAGATAGGCTCCAAAATCACCAACCACCTAAAAACCAATCATTCTCACACCACGTCGTGGAAGTGACGTAAATCATTTCATGACTCACCGTCTACCATGTATACACGTAGGAAATAGAAAAATTGTATCCTCCaccacaaacaaaaaaatagtgTACCATAAACTATAGTTACTTGAAAAAgggtatataaaataaaaaaccaatGCTTCACATAATGGCATGCCTCCACCAGCTTCATAGTATATACCTCCATTTCAAAAAGGTGTTCAACAGCTCTATGTTTGTGGAAACAAATCCTAGGGGCTTAGGAGCCCGGATGCACCACTTCATTAATCAAAGAAATTTGATTCACAACCATTTTCATAAAGTCATTTTTCCCATTAGCTATGGAAACTGCATAGCTAATGGGGAAAAGGGTATATCCCAACTTCCTATAATCATTTCATAAAGTCCTTTGACGGTAATAATCGTTTAGCAATTATCTTATTGCAAACTTATGTGGTGCTACATGTTTGAGTGTATTGTACTCTTATTTGTTtcctataattattttttatcaaattttggtttTGAGAATGTTATTATCTTTATGCTCGTAAACTAACTCCGTAAGCAATTAATTAATCtcttaagtaaaaaaataatgataaggAGATTTCAACCATCCAGATGAATCATCACTTTTTTATTACAAGAAACTTCAGGAAAATATGAGAAAACTAGGTGGTTATTTAAATCTTTAGGTTTAACTGTTTACCACTAGTGATGTTTACAATTGATTATTCTTATGTAGATTTATTTTATAGGTAGGTGTGGTTATTTAAATTGCTAATTTAACGTTATCTAGTGAAAAACTTATATCATTCCATAAGTGTAGTTAGTTAGTGGAAGCAATTATCTAACAATATACAAGTATTtctacaaattttaaaatttcaatggCAACGAAGTCTAAATTGTACAATTATGTTTTCTGAAAAATATTGGTTTGAAAAGCTCCAGGCACATTAAAATTTTCGATGTTACCTCTGCTTTCAGAAAAAACTTGGAAACCTTTAAACAAATCCATAAACGTTGGAAAGCAAAAATATCAATTACATGACCATACACATTGCCAACCTCAAAAGACCTTAAGACTATTATCATTCGCAGTGGATCTGAAGCTAAAAACTCAAGGCACATATGAGATGACCTACATAAACTCACATTGTATGTTATTATTTCCACGACTTCAGCATTTGCAAGCACATGTGATGGAGAAACAAGATTACCATTGACCTGAAAGCCATAAATGCAATGGTAAATCTTGGATTCATGTAGAACAATAGTTATTTTCTTCCCCAGTCACTTTAGCCTCTATTTACTTAATAGCGTAGGATAATACCTTTGCTGCTACCATTCTGTTTCCAATTTCAGTATGTATCATGTATGCATAGTCAATGACGGTTGCTCCATCAGGCAGATTTTTTATCTGTATCAGTTTCAAAGGTTAATGAATGAGCATAAGTTCCTTATATTAGAAGCAATAAAGAAAATATCAGTCCTACCTCCCCCCTAGGCGTAAAAACAAAAATACGACTACCCAATAAGTCTCTAGTTATAGTGTCTACAAATTCTCTAGAGCTCATGTTTCCGACGAATTCTTCTTGCCATTCTCTAATAGCATTAAGCCAGCCAATCTGAGAAGAGAATACAacaataataaagttaatatccTTGAAAGCATACATTAACCAATCCTTTACATCCAGTGTGGAGACTGATTCCTTGATTTACCCTTAAAGCAATGTTTGCATTGTTAAGAGAGGTCATCTTTCCCTTTGAAGTTCTACTGTTAGGCACTGCATGACCGACAAGACCAGTAATAAAGCCTTTCCCACTATAGTGAGCAGCAATGCCTCTCTCTGCTATAAGATCCATCTCTTCAGTTCTTATCTGTGATTAAAAAACCATAATACACACAGACTGATATAGGTATTGGGCCACTTATGGATAAGAAAAAAGGGAATCAGCAGGAGCAGCTACCCAAGGGAGTGAAGtagattttttggaaaatgagGACAAATCAAGGTTACCTGAACTTCCACACGGAACATGCTCTCATACAAGAAAGGGATTACAGTTGTGTGAAGACTTTGATAGCCATTAGGTTTCGGAGTTGCTATATAGTCCTTCATCTGTCACAAAGTGTTGGACAATCATGCATATAGAAATTTATTAcctaaacaaagaaaaaaaaagcacTCAAGGAGCAAGTTACGAACAGCTCGTGGGATAGGTGTCCATATTTCATGTACCAGTCCCAGGACATGGTAAGGGACCTGCATTTACCAGAATATTGAGCTTTATACATGTAACAAAAGAAATACAGGCAAAAGTTACCAACAAAGAGTGATGAACAATTCTTCCTAGATGCATAGAACCTGTTGTGCACTACATAGAGGCCCAACACCCACGCATGGTTTGGGTTTTATTATAATCCGGAGCTGAggatacaaaaatattaacctaTGTCAATGGTAAAAAAGTACTTATGAAGAAGTGTCGAGCAAGCCTAGCAAAGGCTAGTAACAGAACAAACCTGTGCAATCTGGTTGACTTCATTAATTGAACCTTTAGATTTAAGCACAGCCTTATAGATACTGCAAAAATCAAATCGAGGTAATATGGTCATATTCTTAAATCATTCAGTGAAGGGGAGCAGCATCATAAGAGTTAAAGAGGTGGCATGAAGAATTGGCCCTTAGAAAAttaatggattatttaaaaaaaaaagacaaaattaacctacatcaaacaaagcTGTTTATGTTAATTCCAAAAAGTTTTTGCAAATAAGTTGAGATGTGCTCAAAATAGCAGCAAAGACATACACTGATCATTAAATGTGGTCctgtttttatcttaaaatctTGTAGGATAACAGGATAACTGATAAGGTTTCCGCATTCTCCTTCCAAACCAGAGAATAACTAAAAACATCTTGTTAAACCTATACAATGCAATTCTATTCTTCAACACAAGTAAATCAGAgcagaaaaattatttgaataaattaccTGTAAGGATCCTTGCACTCAGATCTTACTTCAGTTTTAATTGTCATAAGGTCTAAAAACTGATCTTCCTCAATCTTCTTCACCAAAATCTTGTTAGCCtatgtccaagacatttgacCCGTAAGTCCAAGATTACCTCACAGAATTTATTAAAGGGTATACAGAACTCAACAAGATCATAGTAGTTTAAAGCATGATCTGACTCATTGAAGACACCATAACCAATCTGTAATTCCTCTGAAATTAGTGGAAAAGGTTTACCTCTATAAGTTCTTTCTCATGTTCCTTATACAGATCTGCAATCCTTCTCTTAACTTTAGCATAATCTTGAGGATTTGTGTACATGAAAGATAAGTTTTCAAGCTCAGCCTGtaaattaagtaaatttgtGACAATATTGACAAGCACGCTAAGAATGACAATACTATAAGCAAAATGAATAGGAATACCCTTAGCAAAGAAAATAAGTCTTTCGCTATTAATTGTAGTACCCAAGAATTCTAAATGTTTGTTTTGGGTGCTCTGGAGTGTTTGAGAAGATACAAGATATGTTCTTCTCAACCCAAAGGTTAGTCAAATTCATCAAATCAGACAAATAAATGGCAGCTTAAACAACGAACAACAAAATAACCTCTATAGGAATTAGGAACTGACAAGGCCAGAAACCAGTTAAAGGAAGGTTAAGCATGAAAAAATGGAAACACACATGTAGCATGGCATTGTAACTTCATCCATACAGAATCTGAAGCTAAAGTAAAAATAAGGACTCTCTTCAGATAAAAGGGACCAAACATAAATAACTATGCATATGTGCaacatgaaaacaaaataaaatattgccttagagaaaaaaaaaattctttttctAATATATCATTCAAGCATTAACCCAGATTAAAGCAAAGGAGGAACTGCATGGAAATATTCTCATGGAAATAAAAAGAACTATGTTATTTgttaaaaagaacaaaataaaggaaataaaagaaaaaaaaagtgtttagTTAGTCAAATGCCTGTTTTCATAAATTTGCACTtccttaaaaaaactaaaaccaCAAAGATTTACATTAACTTTTttgaaaaaagtgaaaaattcaaccttcctttttatattttcatctgACAAAATACTAGTAGTAAAATTTGTCAGAAAGCAGAAACATTAATACAATGTTATGCAGCAAAGAGAGATGTAACATCTCAAGACATAAAATTAGTAGGTAAAACATTAATGGAAAAGGTAGGATATACCTTTATTTGGTACATCCCCAGTAGTTTTGCGAGAGGAGCAAAGACTTGCAAAGTCTCTGTTGCAATACTAGTCTGGACAAAAGAGAAATACAAGGTTCAATACTACCATAACATCTAAAGACCCAGTAAATCAGATTTTTGGTATCACCTGCTTGTTTGGTGGCATATGTGTAAGCGTACGCATGTTATGTAATCTATCAGCTAGTTTGACAATGATAACACGGACCTGAAAAGGTAGTGCTTTAGATGGTGTTTGGTCAATAGCagtagaataaaatattttatagaaataaattcaAGGTCCACCTCCTCTGTCATGGCAAGGAACATCTGCCTGAGATCATCTGCTTTGACATCTTGGACTGAATGATTTTCTTTCTTACATTTAATCTTTCCCAACTTGGAAACCTAGATGGTTTAAACAAATACATAATTTGCAGATGATTTTTTAGTATTACAAAATAACACTAAATAAGAAGATACGTGATTGTAATTAGCATTTGCAGACATAAATCTACCTTAGTTTCTCCTTCTACAATGTGTCTGACAGTAGCACCAAATTCCTCCTCTATTCTTCTGAATGTAACTACATCAGTATCTTCGACGGTATCATGCAGCAAACCAGCAGCAACAGACTCCCAATCCAATTCCTAAATAGCAGTTACAGTTTATATCGAATTGATAAGTTAAGGGTACATTTTACAGATTGCTTGCAGAGAATACTGTCCTTCCCTATTGTTGAAGTATAACTAAGAATAAGAAATACTTACAAGCTCCCCCAGTATTCGAGCAACTTCCACAGGATGGATAATAAAAGGCTCTCCACTTCGCCTTTTTTGACCATCATGAGCTTCAAATGCCAGCTATGGAATCCATGAATCAAAAGGGGGGAGGGGAATAAGAAgtgatcaatattttttattcttttttgcTAATCAATGACCAGATAACACAAGATTAAAAATTCAGCATGATAATATGTATCCTTAACAGATTTCATCCACAAAAAACAACATAGCTCAAACAAAAGGATGAAGTAACTAACAGAGAAATTGAGACACTCACATTTAGAGCATTACGAACTAGTTCCAACTCTTTATCTGGAAGATATAAAATTGTTGGCTTAAGATCCTGAGACAGTAAAAAGTTCACATGAAAACACGAGTAAGTTTAGGATCTGCACTGCTGTTCCTATTAAGCATAATCATACGGTTGACACTGGACTAAATTCTTTATAGGAAACTATAGAAGTTGAAAGATGTATTTATGGTCATAAGCCTTTGAATAATGAACAAAAGAGCAagataaaatactaatatacACGAGCAAAAGAAAAATGAACTCTTATAAGAACAAATAATATAGGCCTTACACTTTAAGAGTTTCATAATCAAATGAGACAACCTTCAAATTCAGGAAAAgggtatttttatattattcaaaaacacTTATTCTGCAAGTTGAACATGAGGTCctgtttttatcttaaaatcCTGTAGGATAACAGGATAACTTATTCGTTTTAGGCATAGACCAGGACCCAATCCCTGACATGAGTACAAAGGAATTCAGTATAAGACCAGAAGGGACACAATattctgtaagttgaacatgAAGACAGGGGAAACTAGCAAATGACCACTTGTTTAgcaataatataataagttacTCTAAAAGCATGAAATCATTCTAATACAAATCGGAGAGGTGAGGCCTTGAGCACTCTGAAAGGCCGTTTCCAAGGGAATATACAGAATACATATCAAATTAAACATGTATAATAAACATACCTCCCACAAGCTTTCAGGAGAAACCCCTTCATAGAAATCTGAGGAAGGAGATAAAGAGTACAATCGCCAGTTTCTACATGTAACATGACGTGGAAGTGGGTGTAGTTGTCTTGATGATATAAAAAACTCAGAGGCCTCATGAGAATTCCAGCCCCCTTGGTCAGAAACTTCACTTCTCTACACCCGATCAAATATTTCATGGTCATGAGATGATATCAAGCCAAAGTCATCATCTGGctcaaataagaataaaaataaccaAACTGCAATATTTTCTTCTAATACCTAATGGATAACCATTTAGTGGACAACAGACACTCAATT from Impatiens glandulifera chromosome 5, dImpGla2.1, whole genome shotgun sequence includes:
- the LOC124940391 gene encoding putative GTP diphosphokinase RSH1, chloroplastic yields the protein MTAAPSMPVSVECVNLSKFFKADGTSSRHDCSVFSCAWKAPRALTGFLASTAHTPQTSSFSGVRIGRTRIKCRSEVSDQGGWNSHEASEFFISSRQLHPLPRHVTCRNWRLYSLSPSSDFYEGVSPESLWEDLKPTILYLPDKELELVRNALNLAFEAHDGQKRRSGEPFIIHPVEVARILGELELDWESVAAGLLHDTVEDTDVVTFRRIEEEFGATVRHIVEGETKVSKLGKIKCKKENHSVQDVKADDLRQMFLAMTEEVRVIIVKLADRLHNMRTLTHMPPNKQTSIATETLQVFAPLAKLLGMYQIKAELENLSFMYTNPQDYAKVKRRIADLYKEHEKELIEANKILVKKIEEDQFLDLMTIKTEVRSECKDPYSIYKAVLKSKGSINEVNQIAQLRIIIKPKPCVGVGPLCSAQQVPYHVLGLVHEIWTPIPRAMKDYIATPKPNGYQSLHTTVIPFLYESMFRVEVQIRTEEMDLIAERGIAAHYSGKGFITGLVGHAVPNSRTSKGKMTSLNNANIALRIGWLNAIREWQEEFVGNMSSREFVDTITRDLLGSRIFVFTPRGEIKNLPDGATVIDYAYMIHTEIGNRMVAAKVNGNLVSPSHVLANAEVVEIITYNALSSKSSFQRHKQWLQHAKTRSARHKIMKFLREQAALSADEITAEAVNEFSAESEDDTESNELDIPKRGKYNWEKILVNVMEMSTSKFGKDDDAQVGGKVLIPKVNGKHNKHMKDVSLKAKGELLSHGNGVARNVASNVPIAKDVLPGLESWKAAKIAAWHCLEGHSIQWFCIVCIDRKGLMADIATALTAVDVTICSCASETNKERGMAVMLFHVEANLSSLVSGCCGVDNIFGVLGWSVGCSWPSSTGNQQLLEC